From a single Streptomyces misionensis genomic region:
- a CDS encoding P-II family nitrogen regulator produces the protein MKLITAVVKPHRLDEIKEALQAFGVHGLTITEASGYGRQRGHTEVYRGAEYTVDLVPKIRIEVLTEDDDAEQLIETLVKAARTGKIGDGKVWSVPVETAVRVRTGERGPDAL, from the coding sequence ATGAAGCTCATCACGGCCGTCGTCAAGCCCCACCGGCTCGACGAGATCAAGGAGGCCCTCCAGGCCTTCGGCGTCCACGGGCTGACGATCACCGAGGCCAGCGGCTACGGGCGGCAGCGGGGCCACACCGAGGTCTACCGCGGGGCGGAGTACACCGTCGACCTGGTGCCCAAGATCCGCATCGAGGTGCTGACCGAGGACGACGACGCCGAACAGCTGATCGAGACCCTCGTCAAGGCGGCCCGCACCGGCAAGATCGGCGACGGCAAGGTCTGGTCGGTTCCGGTCGAGACCGCCGTACGGGTGCGCACCGGCGAGCGCGGCCCGGACGCGCTCTGA
- a CDS encoding ammonium transporter, producing the protein MAPAIMLAADAPKLSAANTGFMLIASALVLLMTPGLAFFYGGMVRVKSTLNMLMMSFISMGAVTILWVLYGFSMSFGTDHGSLIGWSSGFVGWTGIGKTDLWPGYTIPVFVFAVFQMMFAIITPALISGALADRVRFSAWTVFLVLWVTLVYFPVAHWVWGTGGWAYKLGVIDFAGGTAVHINAGAAALGVILVIGKRVGFKKDPMRPHSLPLVMLGAGLLWFGWFGFNAGSWLGNDDGVGPLMFVNTQIATAAAMLAWLGYEKVRHGACTSLGAASGAVAGLVAITPSGGAVTPLGAIAVGAIAGVACAAAVGLKFRFGYDDSLDVVGVHMVGGIIGSLLVGFFASGKGQSTATGVFYGDHSFTQLWKQCAGVGGVLAYSLIVSAVLAFLLDKTLGMRVTQDEEVSGIDRAQHAETAYDFSGAGGGVLGSAVPAGAGSGKQTDNRAGQQTGKQTRKVDA; encoded by the coding sequence ATGGCCCCAGCCATCATGCTCGCGGCGGACGCCCCCAAGCTGTCGGCCGCCAACACCGGCTTCATGCTCATCGCATCCGCCCTGGTCCTGCTCATGACCCCGGGCCTCGCCTTCTTCTACGGCGGCATGGTGCGCGTCAAGAGCACCCTGAACATGCTGATGATGAGCTTCATCAGCATGGGTGCCGTCACCATCCTGTGGGTGCTCTACGGCTTCTCGATGAGCTTCGGCACGGACCACGGCTCGCTGATCGGCTGGTCCTCCGGCTTCGTCGGCTGGACCGGCATAGGCAAGACCGACCTGTGGCCGGGCTACACCATCCCGGTCTTCGTCTTCGCCGTGTTCCAGATGATGTTCGCGATCATCACACCGGCCCTGATCAGCGGCGCCCTCGCCGACCGGGTGCGGTTCAGCGCCTGGACGGTCTTCCTCGTGCTGTGGGTCACCCTCGTCTACTTCCCGGTGGCCCACTGGGTCTGGGGCACCGGCGGCTGGGCCTACAAGCTCGGCGTGATCGACTTCGCCGGCGGCACGGCGGTGCACATCAACGCCGGTGCCGCGGCCCTCGGCGTCATCCTCGTCATCGGCAAGCGCGTCGGCTTCAAGAAGGACCCGATGCGCCCGCACAGCCTGCCGCTGGTCATGCTCGGCGCCGGCCTGCTGTGGTTCGGCTGGTTCGGCTTCAACGCCGGGTCCTGGCTCGGCAACGACGACGGCGTCGGCCCGCTGATGTTCGTCAACACCCAGATCGCCACCGCCGCCGCCATGCTCGCCTGGCTCGGCTACGAGAAGGTCCGGCACGGCGCCTGCACCTCCCTCGGCGCGGCCTCCGGCGCGGTCGCGGGCCTCGTCGCCATCACCCCCTCCGGCGGCGCGGTCACCCCGCTCGGCGCGATCGCCGTCGGCGCCATCGCCGGTGTCGCCTGCGCCGCGGCGGTCGGACTGAAGTTCCGCTTCGGCTACGACGACTCCCTGGACGTCGTCGGCGTCCACATGGTCGGCGGCATCATCGGCTCCCTGCTGGTCGGCTTCTTCGCCAGCGGCAAGGGCCAGTCCACCGCCACCGGCGTCTTCTACGGCGACCACTCCTTCACCCAGCTGTGGAAGCAGTGCGCCGGTGTCGGCGGAGTGCTCGCCTACTCTCTGATCGTCTCCGCCGTCCTCGCCTTCCTCCTCGACAAGACCCTCGGCATGCGGGTCACCCAGGACGAGGAGGTCTCCGGCATCGACCGCGCCCAGCACGCCGAGACCGCCTACGACTTCAGCGGCGCCGGCGGCGGCGTCCTCGGCTCCGCCGTCCCGGCCGGCGCGGGGAGCGGGAAGCAGACCGACAACCGGGCCGGGCAGCAGACCGGCAAGCAGACCAGGAAGGTGGACGCATGA